The DNA window CGCTGCCACTGTAGTTGTAGCCCAAAAGGTAAAAGTCCGAATTGTCCAGTGGACCGGAGTAATCGGTGTGGCCGGCATTACCGCCTCCTTGCACAATAATGGTGCTTACTGCACTGGGTGCATAGGTGAGCTGGCCAACGACCCAGTTAAAACGCTTAGAATAGTAACCATCGGTCCAGGCTACTGAGGCTGAGAAAGGACCCCTGCTATAGTTCATCTGGATGCCACGGGAGATCGTTTGCTGTTGCCAGCCGTCTAATCCAAATTGAATGTTATACGAGCTCGTAATTAAATCTGTAAGCGGCGTGATGCCTGTAATAGCCGCGAGCTTGCCAATCTGGATGTTGAAATTCTTGTCCGGCGTAATCTGCACATAGGCGATGGGCAACGGTCCGAACGTATTGCTTATGGTCGTTCCTGTAGAACTCGCAGGCTGGCCGATTCCGTAAAAGTTGTAGGCACCGGCCTCGAGGTAGAACTGTAGCAGTCCATGTGTCTTGGCGACCGTTACCAAGCCATCGGTAACGTCAGCGCTAAAGTATTTACCAGCAGGACCCGAAGCATCGTACCGATTGCTCTGTGCCCGGCCGTTAACACTTAGTAGGCCGCCTACGCTCACCTCACCCAAGGGGCCGGCGTTCACGT is part of the Acidithiobacillus caldus ATCC 51756 genome and encodes:
- a CDS encoding outer membrane beta-barrel protein, yielding MNAGPLGEVSVGGLLSVNGRAQSNRYDASGPAGKYFSADVTDGLVTVAKTHGLLQFYLEAGAYNFYGIGQPASSTGTTISNTFGPLPIAYVQITPDKNFNIQIGKLAAITGITPLTDLITSSYNIQFGLDGWQQQTISRGIQMNYSRGPFSASVAWTDGYYSKRFNWVVGQLTYAPSAVSTIIVQGGGNAGHTDYSGPLDNSDFYLLGYNYSGSALNLFAYLQYQRLTNGAQLGNPGGDGNQYGASIDANYAFTPNYSISARLDYMAYSDAAPVATPAFYNDAGTVLQGNEMGYGPGSRAVGLTLTPIYQVKHWFIEGELSYVHAYHIAPGEAFGQNGNQPNQFVAMINTGFFL